Genomic DNA from Niallia circulans:
TCTACAGTGCATTTAATGAATTAATTGCATGAATTCTTAAAGGGTTGGTCAAAATGAAAAAAACTGTTTTACATACAGCAGCACTTACTGGATAATCCTCAACATTATAAATAATCAACATGCTTTAATCACCCCACTTAGGTGTGAAGGCAGCTATTTAATCACAATCAATAGAGGGAGGAGGAGATGGTTTGTTTACGGGAATTGTCGAGGAAACAGGTGTAGTGAAAAATATCTCCAAAACAGGCAAAACGCTAGTCCTTGCTATCCAAGCGAAAACCATTATGAATGATATCAGGCTTGGGGACAGCATTTCGGTTAATGGGGTGTGTCTTACCGTTACAAGCTTTAAGCAAAATGAATTTACTGCAGATGTGATGCCTGAAACATTTCAAGATACTTCACTATCGCGGCTGACAAATGGTTCACAAGTTAACTTGGAAAGAGCAATGGCGGCAAATGGCAGGTTTGGAGGTCACTTTGTAACAGGTCATATTGATGGTGTTGGGACCATTTTAAGTAGAAAACCAATTGAAAATAGCATCAGTCTTGAAATCGAAATACCAAAGGATTGCTCGCATCTCGTATTGGAAAAAGGATCGATTGCCATAGATGGAACGAGCCTGACCATTTTTGAGACAAAAAGCCGCTCTATTTGTGTAAGTATTATCCCGCATACAACGCTAGAGTCCATTGTTGGTAAAAAGCAGGTTGGGGATATCGTAAATCTTGAAATTGATATGATGGCGAAGTATTTT
This window encodes:
- the ribE gene encoding riboflavin synthase encodes the protein MFTGIVEETGVVKNISKTGKTLVLAIQAKTIMNDIRLGDSISVNGVCLTVTSFKQNEFTADVMPETFQDTSLSRLTNGSQVNLERAMAANGRFGGHFVTGHIDGVGTILSRKPIENSISLEIEIPKDCSHLVLEKGSIAIDGTSLTIFETKSRSICVSIIPHTTLESIVGKKQVGDIVNLEIDMMAKYFYSFMNRDDKNESSKITPSFLQENGFY